The Portunus trituberculatus isolate SZX2019 chromosome 7, ASM1759143v1, whole genome shotgun sequence genome contains the following window.
aaggaattaggaaTCCATCTCACCACCAATGGCAATGGTGTGTgctggaaggctttccttgacaccacagatacagctgtGCTTACTGGGGAACATGCACCCACACATGTacaaggaggcagacttgacTATGTAGCCTTTCTCAATATGCCAACATGTACTGCCGAAACCTTTCTTGTCAGGGCCTTGCTGACCAACCACTCCACCCTGGAGATGACCCTCCCCGTGCAGTCCGCCCCGGCAGTGCCCAAGAAGCGCCTGACGGTGCCGCCATCCAGGATGGCGGGcctcgtcgtccatgtggttgcgtggtacgctgccgtgataaatacttttgggaagtcagtgcgtctcctggtgtgtgctgcaccaaagggacacactctgcgtcattaTGTCACAATCCataatgtcctctcattgctaaatttaggccacaagacCAACATGACCTGTATAGCCTCATTAACCATCTCCTAGAcccagccactctcagggatatactcaaggaatatcctatgtttgctcccagactgtaggatatttatgcaataaggtgtgcaatatattatatatttttgtatttttgataCTCTACCCTTACGTCTTTGTCTTGGgagtgggtggcaaggtccatcctcctcattTGTTGCATTTCATTATTAacgcaacaataaatgt
Protein-coding sequences here:
- the LOC123498493 gene encoding uncharacterized protein LOC123498493, translated to MEMPLVNGHWSAAGRGAAPAPPPPGQIASPKPDQGYLMSGLQTLMEQMSHLTQDVDGLKTQMQHHCNERALLTNHSTLEMTLPVQSAPAVPKKRLTVPPSRMAGLVVHVVAWYAAVINTFGKSVRLLVCAAPKGHTLRHYVTIHNVLSLLNLGHKTNMTCIASLTIS